tgcattcaggctatcaattttaacctatcatgtgttcccggggaatcgaacccccaatctTGCGcttgcgcaatgctctaccaattgagctacaggaatatatataaaatgatttttggaggaaaagatgcattctttgtgtgattttgatttactatatgaaattatataaatatgtaaattttctGCCTCtctatcttcaattttgtgatcattctaaatgcattttaccagactgaatcacacagtgaaagaacgcactataaacgcgcgcgcacatcattaaaacaataattatgatattatcgcagacgatatattaCACACTCCACACCACTGTCTTTTCGGCTAATTTTTGCAAAAcatcttgctaaaatgtcaacgcttcattttaaccacccaTGCAATGATGCAACTATTTAGCTTACCCAGTGTTTCCTCTATGTTGATTAGTTAATGGCGGCCCGCCACGGCAAAATTTTTGCCGCCACGGTAACGTTAGGGCTCTACAGTGCGACCATTTCACTCGCATTTGCGCTTAAAATATGTCTGTGTGCGACCATGAAAAGATATTTAGGCGCACTTGTGCGACTGACCCGATCGAAGATTTTTTTTGGCGGCCGCCAAAGCGAAtttttgtcccgccaaagtcTTATTTGACCGGTGTGTAATGTAGATAAACTGCTGCGCTTGTGACAGCTGGGCGCATGTTTAAAAGAACAAGAGAGAGCGAGCGCAAGCACTCTCTTTGCGAAGCAAGGTTCCACTCGacgggagagaaaaaaaagagactacAGCGTTCTGGAGAATAAATAACTTGAGATCTTGAGATAAATAAATATGGCCAGGGGTtgacttcatttccttcgagttcaacttcagaatacacagggtttcgttttcagcggtgtctgcaccactaacgcctgttttgtccgtctgcatatttcttgtgattttagcgccagtttgccctcctgccaaTTATTTACTGCAGTAGTTTTCAGGaagcatttttgtttttcttttttactccgtaattaatgttttaaaatgtagcgaaatacaatacttcaaacaaaatatacttaagtaaaattatagattttaaaattactttaagtacacaaaaaagctactcaattacagtaacgcgagtaaatgtaattcgttactttccacctctgtgaagtgggacattcacattgactccattgtgaaaaaggtccAGCAGAGGTTGTGCTTCCTTCGACGGCTGAaaaagttcaacctgccacaggcacAGATGACACAGTTTTACTCTGCTATTATGGAGTCTTTTCTGCACTCTTCTGTAATGATCTGGTTTGGGTCAGATAGCAAATCAGATATAAAGAGACTGCAAAAGACTGACAAGGTAGCAGAAAGGATCATTGTTGTGCAACTGCCCAGCCTTCAGGACTTGTACAACTCCAGAGTGAAGAAACAGACAGGTTACATCATCAAAGACCCCTCTCACCCTGGACACAACCTGTTTGGTTGGACAAAATctaactaaagctaaaactagGAACACTATTTAAACACAACAGGATAATGGGAACATGAGACACACCTGGGATACAATCAAAacaaatggggaacacctggaacACCCTAAGCTCTGGAAGAGAGGGCACTTGAGGTCACTCTGGAAGATGCTTTTGAGGGGTGGGCACTGGAGTGAGCTTTGGGACTGGCAGGCTTGCCACATTAATATTCATACTCTTAGTACTCATattcaaagaacaaaaaataaaataaaatacccaaAGGGACACAATAGTGATGTAAAACATCACCAGCAAACTTATTCTTTGGTGTTAAAATGCCTGCTGAATGTTCAGATCCATAAGAAAACCATGCAACACCTCCCTAATGTGATTTCCAAAAGTTAGCATATACAGTTGAGTGAAACTCTTGAAAGTAACAGAAATCGGTATTGTATTGCTtcccaaaaagaaaaagaaattcacAGAATCTCTCAAACCCCTGGCATTCAGAGAGATATCAGAAATATACATAATGAACAAGtgaatgaacaaaaatgttacaGTATGTGCAAAAGGTGCACAGGAAGTGGTGAGTATAAACCTGAAAACTGTAGCTCAGCTGAACATACAGAGATGGGAGTGgcaattatattttagggtggCCGTGCCACTCTTTATCCAAACCCTGCTAAAATGTAGTGCCAGTACTTGCGCTCATTGGCGCCCCCTCCTGCTGGTTGCACTCTAGGCGACTGTCTATGACTAGAAACTGACCTATTGCTATTAACTTTGATGAGGAACAGCTGTTAAGTGATTATTAAGGGACTTTCCAGGCTATTATCCATtcacaattttaataaaaatcactCACGGTTTCAATATAACAATTTATTGAATATTTCTACATGTCACTGTGTAGTgcatactacaacccgaattccggaaaagttgggacgttttttaaattttaataaaatgaaaactaaaagactttcaaatcacatgagccaatattttattcacaatagaacatagataacatagcaaatgtttaaactgagaaagtttacaattttatgcacaaaatgagctcatttcaattttgatttctgctacaggtctcaaaatagttgggacggggcatgtttaccatggtgtagcatctccttttcttttcaaaacagtttgaagacgtctgggcattgaggctatgagttgctggagttttactgttggaatttggtcccattcttgccttatatagatttccagctgctgaagagttcgtggtcgtctttgacgtatttttcgtttaatgatgcgccaaatgttctctataggtggaagatctggactgcaggcaggccaggttagcacccggactcttctacgacaaagccatgatgttgttatagctgcagtatgtggttttgcattgtcctgctgaaataaacaaggccttccctgaaatagacgttgtttggagggaagcatatgttgctctaaaacctttatatacctttcagcattcacagagccttccaaaacatgcaagctgcccataccgtatgcacttatgcacccccataccatcagagatgctggcttttgaactgaacgctgataacatgctggaaggtctccctcctctttagcccggaggacacggcgtccgtgatttccaacaagaatgtcaaatttggactcgtctgaccataaaacactattccactttgaaatagtccattttaaatgagccttggcccacaggacacgacggtgcttctggaccatgttcacatatggcttcctttttgcatgatagagctttagttggcatctgctgatggcacggcggattgtgtttaccgacagtggtttctgaaagtattcctgggcccatttagtaatgtcattgacacaatcatgccgatgagtgatgcagtgtcgtctgagagcccgaagaccacgggcatccaataaaggtctccggccttgtcccttacgcacagagatttctccagtttctctgaatcttttgatgatgttatgcactgtagatgatgagatttgcaaagcctttgcaatttgacgttgaggaacattgtttttaaagttttccacaatttttttatgcagtctttcacagattggagagcctctgcccatctttacttctgagagactctgcttctctaagacaaagcttttatagctaatcatgttacagacctgatatcaattaacttaattaatcactagatgttctcccagctgaatcttttcaaaactgcttgcttttttagccatttgttgcccccgtgccaacttttttgagacctgtagcaggcattaaattttaaatgagctaattaagtggataaaagtgtaaaatttctcagtttaaacatttgctacgttacctatgttctattgtgaataaaatattggctcatgtgatttgaaattcctttagttttcattttattaaaatttaaaaaacgtcccaacttttccagaattcgggttgtacttcagTTAACTAAATCAAAGTGGAGCAAGTCCAAGCTGGTGTGATTGAGGGGAGGCGGGGACCTGGTATATTCATTGATCCTAGTATACTTAATGAGGTAATATTGTAGAGTTACATTCAAGCCATTTTAAAAGCATACATTATTTTTATGGGGAAAAAATGCTTATCAATTTGATTATCAAAGATGAGTTTTTTTGTGACAAAAATTAGTGACTGCTGGGGTACTTTAAGAGCCAGTATctaaaagaatattaaaatatctttaataGCTACTTTTTGAGTTATAGGCACACAAACTtgcaagaaaaatgaaaaaaaaaatgctaaatacacacacacacatacacatacacacacacacacacacacacacatacacacacacacacacacacacacacacacatatatatatacagtatatatgttataaatacaatttattaaatttataaaaatttcttgtttatttactgtgttgagacgtgctgcgtttggtttTGTACTCtgtcgcatacgttgtcagtgttgtgcgcttgcttagaccctTGTTGTGctaaacagtaaagtgcgttcaagCGCTAGCCAAGACAGTGTCagtgactttctcagaccacattgctaaaactgtctgatcctgcagatttactttattcaacatcaagaagatcaagccctttctttcagaacatgctgcacaactccttgttcaagctcttgttctgtccagtctggactattgcaatgccctattggcaggtcttccagccagttctatcaaacctttaaaattaatccagaatgcggcagcaagattaattttaaatgagccaaaaagaatacacatcacacctctgtttatcaatttgcactggcttccagtagctgctcacataaaattcaaggcattgatgtttgcctacaaaactaccactggctctacacccatttacctaaatttgttacttcagacttatgtgccctctagaagcttgctttCTGCaaatgaacgtcgcttgattgtgccatcccaaagaagcacaatgtcacttttatggacttttaaactaaatgttccctcctggtggaatgacctgcccaactctatccggacagctgagtccttagccattttCAAGAATcgactaaaaacacatctcttccatctttatttgaccctctaacactcttttattctaattctattcttaaaaagaaTTCTAACTACCTttataatctttttgtattctattttcttttcatttattatgcaattgtgtgtgtgggtgtgtgtgtgtgtgtgtgtgtgtgtgtgtaaagacctctaacactagcttgctctattctctttatttttattctatctgttttctttttatttattatttaaaagcccctGCTGTGTAcagtgtttaagctaactgagacttgttattgcacttatatatcattgctctttttgttgtttttgattgcttccactgtcctcatttgtaagtcgctttggataaaagcgtctgctaaatgaataaatgtaaatgtaaatatctgtgTGTGactttaacaaataatattatcTCCATCATCACTGACTGTCATGGCTCGCCGCTAGCATAAATAAAGTTTTGTTGTTTCCTGTGAATATTTCTTATCTCAGATCTGTTTCTTTTTGTTGTACAAACAGACCACACCACAGCAGAGCTTGTTCAAATGTGAGTCATTATTTGTTTTGCTCATTCCCATCCTCTACCAccttaattgatttattttattttagtattattttttttaatcagataatTTGCATTAGTTTAGAGGAAAATACCAAATACCAATACCGAATACCAACCTggacaaaatacatttttctttgctaACATTTTTGTGACTTGGGTTCGAATCCAGGCAAACTTTTTATATAGTTTGTTAATGTAAACATAAATGTGTAAGTCtcccaaaaaatttaattcaggTATTATTTACACACCCTGGTGTTGTATATCTATTCATACTTAATAAATGCAAAACTAGATTCCTGATTGTTACGATTATAACCAAACCATAAGAAAAAATAAGGGAGATGCCACATGCAACTGCAGCTTGACaatatttatttaactaaagAAATAAGCGTGGCGTGAAATGCGTTATATCAGTGTAAATGTATATCAGTATAACagcaaatgaacaaaagtataatTAGTGACGACAacccaatcaatcaatcaatgaaaaATACAGAGCGCAGATGGTCAAGATGGAAGACAAGCGGCCACTTTGATCCTCTGTCATCCTCACATCCAGGCAGCTCGTCCGAGGTCTCAAGTGGCACCAGCTATAGCCACCAACAAACAATAACGTGTGCCATGTCCATTTGGCTCAGTCACTTATAAAGCACCATAATCCAATTCAGGTGCAAACCACGCCCTTCAGCAAAATCACCTGCAACTCTGAGATAAACGCACATGATTTATGTCATGATGCACCAAAAATAGACTATTATTGCTGACTGAATTCTTCAAACACTTATGACGCCTATCAGCAGCaatgataaaaaatgtatatcttttgtttatcaatattataataaaataactttactttgagggaaaaaacataaaagcaaaacCGTGACTTGATGAcatattaaaggagtcatatgatgtgatttcaattttccattctctttggagggttacaagctcttggtgcataatgaagatctgtctcaaagtctcaaatccaaagagatattctttatcaaagttaagactcggcAACGCCCCCataatggctcattcaaacacatccctacatgtctacgtcactatgtgggaatatttgcgtaatgccaaatgttcacgcaaggaAGAAGGCTTGGTCTCAGTTACCGCAGTTAgtgctgaagcagccatgtcagagaGATGCTGTTTGTTTCTGGATGAAATAAGTCCACTTTATTTGGCTTTCCTTAAAGTAGATGAAAGAGTttgcaaagtgtggatttacttcaccaatattacaaccaacagtggGGACGCatcatatataacatataactgacacttccctacaggtactgtttactaacaaggtgacagtgctagctactggcctggcatacgtaaTACAGCAATTTTTGCTGTTTTCGCAGATATGTGTAAACGTGCAGAGGATGTGAAGCAGGTCTTCAGAAAACAGAAGACTAAGAAATCTTCAGTCCCAGATGATGTTTTACCTGCCTGTTTAAAAGCCTGAGCTTACCAACCGAACAAACCTTTAACAGATCAGTGGAGTAGTGTGAACTTCTCtactgcttcaaacgctccactaTCATTCCAGTCCCCAAAAAAATCCCAAATCACAGGCCTTAATGAATACATACCTGTCAGTCtcacgtctgtggtcatgaagtaatTTCTTGGCCtatctgaaagacatcactggacccttgctggatcctctttaGTTTGTGTACAGAGCAAATAGGTTTGTGGATGATCCAGTCATCATGCCTGCATTATATTCTGCAATATTTCATTATACATGGGACTTATAGCCCATAATGCACTTTGATTCTTATGAGTGTGATATCACCTGACAAACGTTTTTTATTTCTCACCTTCTCCTTCATATCTTCTCACAAGTTTGGAGACTAATATTGAactattaatatatttcaaacaCACATTTCAAATACTGTTGTCAAATATTGAATTAGGCTTATGTTGTATTTTCGATAGGATTGTCTTATCTCAGTCTCCTtcatttgaatgttattttatgtGTCAAGTCCACAGATCAAACAACGACATCCTGTGTCAATCCTTGTGACTTATACACACTTGACATGGTGTAAAAGTATAAAAGCAGGGCTCTTTCTGGAACTTCACAAAATCATCTTCTGAGATTCTGAAGGCAACGATCTGAAAACCACGGTGAGCTTTTTGCTTACAGACCTACTGAAAAACTTTACTTCTTAATGTATTTATGTCTTTAAATTAGATTGAGAATCCAGAGTATGCAGTATTTGAATGCAGACATTTCATTTTCCTGCTTATTAATTTTCAGGTTCATCATGGCAATGCTGAGAAATCTTCTGGTTCTTTTTTTCGTGTTCTCCATGGGGAATGCAGAAGGTaaccaaaacatttatttgtacaaaCCCTTGTTAATCCATTTTAAAAGCTTGTTAACCTTTTGGAGATGAATAGCAGGAAATAGGATATTCCACTGACTAATATTTGCATAACATACAATTGATATGCAGTTGATATAGTTGAAAAATGCCCCTTTGGATGGACCAATTTTGGAGTCCAATGCTACAAGTTCTTCTCTCAGTCGGTTAACTGGGTCACAGCAGAGGTAAAGTGTTAGTTaagatgatttttattatttttaaagtaaaaatttaTTTTCTGCAAATAAATTTGACAGAAAACTAATACTGAGTAAATAATCAATCAGACCAGACTGATTAGAAGATTAGATTTTgcattaacaataaaaatgtgtCTCTTTAGAGAAACTGTCAAAGTCTGGATGCCAATCTCGCATCTGTCCACAGTAAAGCGGAAAACGATTTTCTGCTGAGTCTGTTGCCTTCTGCTAACACACGTTGTTGGGTTGGTGGTCAAGATGGAGTACAAGTAAGTCAAACTGTGTGGCCTAAAGTTTGTTTGTCTAGACTGATATCTCAAAAGTTTCTAATGAAGATGGTTTGACTTCTTCAGAGCCAAgctaaatttcctttttttgtggAGTCTGAGTACATTGGTGCACTCTTATAATAACTGTCTTGGCTCTTTAGGAAGGACAGTGGTTGTGGAGTGATGGAACTCCA
The genomic region above belongs to Carassius carassius chromosome 11, fCarCar2.1, whole genome shotgun sequence and contains:
- the LOC132152485 gene encoding ladderlectin-like, which codes for MAMLRNLLVLFFVFSMGNAEVDIVEKCPFGWTNFGVQCYKFFSQSVNWVTAERNCQSLDANLASVHSKAENDFLLSLLPSANTRCWVGGQDGVQEGQWLWSDGTPFDFTNWGSGEPNNLGTENCGELNWSSNRWNDASCSTSMGYVCAQDL